One window of Flavobacteriales bacterium genomic DNA carries:
- a CDS encoding T9SS type A sorting domain-containing protein → MKRNIRYAIPLAALAFSAQVHAQDRYLSEVFTPSEVTLTSGVIFGTNIDFLTSSFANPSLYGPEVMQLQGLVSSGEPIPAPYFDPQDASTVVKVTHLKMDVYQPDQTVDTETARPVFVFVHAGNALPPPLNGSPTGTRTDSSAVEVCKRMARRGYVAISMDYRNGWNPLGSTVEIRRGTLLNAIYRAIHDVKQCVRNLKADAAGPNNYAINPDKVILYGEGTGGYITLATVTLDHPAELYIDKFLPDPFQPDVSYVDSTTVGNIDGFGGSLALYRPNGFDSRVHFCVNAGGALADTSWLAPGDVPMVSFHTVFDPFAPFTEGVVIVPTTGEQVLPLQGSNLFMELVNTYGNNSSFANLPNPGGEAFTARARSLYGTDQVHGPVSVHVNSDVEGLFPMVTPDWPGMAVAPLEEAGPWQWWDPNSAIAQTVVSAGPPPITATQASQASNPNFSPTKGRAYIDTIMGYMNPRIACALDLGPCALVGLQENDPIAVGVDMFPNPAHDVVRISSAKETIRMMEVYDVNGRRVRAENVENTAFNLHRDGLKPGAYFVTLTFDQGTVTRKLMLD, encoded by the coding sequence ATGAAACGAAACATACGTTATGCCATTCCGCTCGCGGCTCTGGCCTTCTCTGCTCAGGTCCATGCCCAGGACCGCTACCTCTCGGAGGTGTTCACCCCATCTGAGGTGACCCTGACCAGTGGTGTGATCTTCGGCACGAACATCGATTTCCTGACCTCCTCCTTTGCAAACCCTTCCCTGTACGGCCCGGAAGTGATGCAGCTACAAGGCTTGGTGAGTTCGGGCGAACCGATCCCGGCGCCTTACTTCGACCCTCAGGACGCCAGCACCGTGGTAAAGGTCACCCACCTGAAGATGGACGTGTACCAGCCCGATCAAACCGTGGACACTGAGACGGCCAGACCGGTCTTCGTCTTCGTGCATGCCGGCAACGCCTTGCCCCCCCCGTTGAACGGGAGCCCGACAGGGACACGGACGGACAGCAGCGCGGTGGAGGTGTGCAAGCGCATGGCACGCCGCGGCTACGTGGCCATCAGCATGGACTACCGCAATGGCTGGAATCCGTTGGGAAGCACCGTGGAGATCCGCCGGGGCACCCTGCTCAATGCCATCTACCGCGCCATTCACGATGTGAAGCAGTGCGTGCGGAACCTCAAGGCCGATGCGGCCGGTCCGAACAACTATGCGATCAACCCGGACAAGGTCATCTTGTACGGTGAGGGCACCGGCGGCTACATCACTCTGGCCACCGTCACATTGGACCATCCCGCCGAACTCTATATCGACAAGTTCCTGCCCGATCCATTCCAGCCCGACGTGAGCTATGTGGATTCCACCACGGTAGGTAACATCGACGGCTTCGGTGGTTCCTTGGCGCTGTACCGCCCCAACGGTTTTGACAGCCGTGTGCACTTCTGCGTGAACGCCGGTGGTGCATTGGCCGACACCAGCTGGTTGGCACCGGGCGATGTGCCCATGGTATCCTTCCATACCGTGTTCGACCCCTTCGCGCCCTTCACCGAGGGTGTGGTGATCGTCCCCACGACAGGCGAGCAAGTGTTACCGCTTCAGGGAAGCAACCTCTTCATGGAACTCGTGAACACCTATGGGAACAACTCCAGCTTCGCCAACTTGCCGAACCCGGGTGGCGAAGCCTTCACGGCACGCGCGCGGTCCCTCTATGGAACGGATCAAGTACATGGTCCCGTCTCGGTACACGTGAACTCCGACGTCGAGGGCCTTTTCCCCATGGTCACTCCGGATTGGCCCGGTATGGCCGTAGCGCCATTGGAAGAAGCCGGCCCATGGCAATGGTGGGACCCGAACAGCGCGATCGCCCAGACGGTCGTTTCCGCCGGTCCGCCGCCCATTACCGCCACACAGGCCAGCCAGGCCAGCAATCCGAATTTCAGCCCGACCAAAGGCCGCGCCTACATCGACACCATCATGGGCTATATGAACCCGCGCATCGCCTGCGCCTTGGACCTTGGCCCCTGCGCCTTGGTCGGCCTGCAGGAGAACGACCCCATCGCCGTGGGCGTGGACATGTTCCCCAACCCCGCACATGACGTGGTGCGCATCAGCAGTGCGAAAGAGACCATCCGCATGATGGAGGTGTATGAC
- a CDS encoding TonB-dependent receptor, with translation MRRLRILPFIAGLLLGTCANAQELSIKGTVSDAGNGEPVIGAVVKVKDMPGGVVTDLDGKFTLKVEHRPPFTLSVVYFGYAPKEVAVISLDKEVNVKMTTDAVLLGDAQVVRQRISDKQKQAPLTVETMDLLAIKEVAGGDFYEGLGNLKGVDMTAASFGFKVINTRGFNSTSPVRSLQLIDGVDNQSPGLNFSLGNFLGASDLDVLKVDVIAGASTAYYGPGAFNGVINMTTKSPWNFPGLSVSVKGGERNMLETAVRWAQVFKNKDGRARWAYKLNAYGLRADDWQAENYSPTENSPTGIDNPGRYDAVNIYGDEDVSLNNNYSTFSGRRSYPGLGKFIRNGYTESELVDYGTQNLKLGGSLHYRINDSLEIIAASNFSTGNTVYQGDNRYRLKDIKFFQHRLEIMHEGKWFVRGYVTHEDAGQTYDIYTTALRLQDAAGPTGGANGWNFEYNKYWGNVITPLVHGTPGYITATQAAGMGWNQAQWIAWQDQFIQDNISVFQGYHEQTLEHTNAVNTAYLDPFYAPGTERYDQKFDEITHKRFSDGGSLFYDKSILAHAVGEYKFKPAFGEVTVGGNFRQYMPNSEGTIFRDTGDVHIRNSEFGLVAGLEKKLLKDKLTGTVTFRMDKNENFKALFSPALSLVYANTPAHVWRVGFSSAIRNPTLADQYLYYNVGRALLLGNIDGQFEAGRDSMFTIDSFNEYRDSPGGLLEGLGKLDYFNVDRIRPEQVKTVEVGYRGTHWENVYIDIGAYNSWYKDFIGYVVGLHTQFDQTTGFPIGGLQVFRVAANATSQVVTRGVNAGLTWYRPRLTYSFNYSYNKLITGEDDPIIPAFNTPQNKFNAGFNARDRKIPFTDLKRFGYGVNWKYVEGYTFEGSPQFTGPISSYDMVDAQVSVQFPKQHITLKLGASNLFGVLPLWDNAVPDNDRLDRALNNDVYLVYGGPRIGRLAYAQISYELSKR, from the coding sequence TTGAGACGCCTCCGCATCCTCCCTTTTATTGCCGGTCTTCTGTTGGGGACCTGCGCGAACGCACAAGAGCTCAGCATCAAGGGCACGGTCAGTGATGCGGGCAACGGCGAGCCCGTCATCGGAGCGGTGGTGAAGGTGAAGGACATGCCCGGCGGGGTGGTTACGGACCTTGATGGGAAGTTCACCCTCAAGGTGGAACACCGGCCCCCGTTCACCCTTTCGGTGGTCTACTTCGGCTATGCCCCGAAGGAAGTTGCCGTTATAAGCTTGGACAAGGAGGTGAACGTGAAGATGACCACGGACGCCGTGCTGCTCGGCGATGCACAGGTGGTGCGGCAGCGCATCAGCGATAAACAGAAGCAGGCGCCGTTGACCGTGGAGACCATGGACCTGCTGGCGATCAAGGAAGTGGCCGGCGGCGATTTTTACGAAGGCCTAGGCAACCTGAAGGGTGTGGACATGACCGCGGCGAGCTTCGGCTTCAAAGTGATCAACACGCGCGGCTTCAACAGCACCAGTCCGGTACGCTCGCTGCAGCTGATCGACGGGGTGGACAACCAGAGCCCGGGCCTCAACTTCTCCCTCGGAAATTTCCTCGGGGCCAGCGACCTGGACGTACTGAAGGTGGACGTGATCGCGGGCGCCAGCACGGCATACTACGGGCCGGGCGCCTTCAACGGAGTGATCAACATGACCACCAAAAGCCCTTGGAACTTCCCCGGACTGAGCGTGAGCGTGAAGGGCGGTGAGCGCAACATGCTGGAGACCGCCGTGCGTTGGGCCCAAGTGTTCAAGAACAAGGATGGCCGGGCGCGCTGGGCCTATAAGCTGAACGCGTACGGGCTTCGCGCTGACGATTGGCAGGCCGAGAACTACAGCCCGACGGAGAACAGCCCGACCGGCATTGACAACCCGGGGCGATACGATGCGGTGAACATCTATGGCGACGAGGATGTGAGCTTGAACAACAACTACAGCACCTTCTCCGGCCGGCGCAGCTATCCCGGTCTGGGCAAATTCATACGGAACGGGTATACGGAGAGCGAACTGGTGGACTACGGAACGCAGAACCTCAAGCTCGGTGGATCGCTCCACTACCGCATCAATGACAGCCTTGAGATCATCGCGGCCAGCAATTTCAGCACCGGGAACACGGTGTATCAAGGCGACAACCGCTACCGCCTGAAGGACATCAAATTTTTTCAGCACCGTTTGGAGATCATGCATGAAGGCAAGTGGTTCGTGCGTGGATATGTCACCCACGAGGATGCCGGGCAGACCTATGACATCTATACCACGGCCTTGCGTTTACAAGATGCCGCTGGCCCCACGGGAGGAGCCAATGGCTGGAACTTCGAATACAACAAGTACTGGGGCAACGTGATCACTCCGTTAGTACATGGCACACCCGGATATATCACTGCCACACAGGCGGCGGGGATGGGCTGGAACCAAGCCCAATGGATCGCGTGGCAGGACCAGTTCATCCAGGACAATATCTCGGTATTCCAAGGCTATCACGAGCAGACGCTTGAACATACCAACGCCGTCAACACCGCCTATCTGGATCCCTTCTATGCCCCCGGCACCGAGCGCTACGACCAGAAGTTCGACGAGATCACCCACAAGCGTTTCTCCGACGGAGGATCGCTCTTTTATGACAAGAGCATCCTGGCCCATGCCGTGGGGGAATACAAGTTCAAACCAGCGTTCGGAGAGGTGACCGTAGGCGGCAACTTCCGGCAATACATGCCCAATAGCGAAGGCACCATCTTCCGCGATACCGGCGACGTACACATCCGCAACAGTGAATTCGGTCTCGTGGCCGGCCTGGAGAAAAAGCTCCTAAAGGACAAGCTCACCGGCACTGTGACTTTCCGGATGGACAAGAACGAGAATTTCAAAGCGCTCTTCTCCCCCGCTCTTTCACTGGTCTACGCCAACACACCGGCGCACGTCTGGCGCGTCGGCTTCAGCAGTGCCATCCGCAACCCCACCCTGGCGGACCAATACCTCTATTACAACGTGGGCCGTGCCTTGCTACTGGGCAATATCGACGGCCAGTTCGAGGCCGGGCGCGATTCGATGTTCACCATTGACAGCTTCAACGAATACCGCGACTCCCCCGGCGGACTGCTCGAAGGCTTGGGGAAGCTGGATTATTTCAACGTGGACCGGATCCGGCCGGAACAGGTGAAGACGGTGGAGGTCGGCTACCGCGGGACCCATTGGGAGAACGTCTATATCGACATCGGCGCCTACAACAGTTGGTACAAGGATTTCATCGGTTACGTGGTCGGGCTGCATACGCAATTCGACCAGACCACCGGATTCCCCATTGGGGGATTACAGGTCTTCCGGGTGGCTGCGAACGCAACCTCACAGGTGGTGACGCGCGGGGTGAACGCTGGCTTAACGTGGTACCGCCCCAGGCTGACATACTCCTTCAACTACAGCTACAACAAGCTCATCACCGGCGAGGACGACCCCATCATCCCTGCCTTCAACACACCGCAGAACAAGTTCAATGCCGGATTCAATGCACGGGACAGGAAGATCCCGTTCACGGACCTGAAGCGGTTCGGTTACGGCGTGAACTGGAAATATGTGGAAGGCTACACCTTTGAAGGCTCGCCTCAGTTCACCGGGCCCATTTCCAGCTATGACATGGTGGACGCTCAAGTGAGCGTACAGTTCCCCAAACAGCACATTACCCTGAAACTCGGCGCGAGCAACCTCTTCGGCGTACTGCCCTTGTGGGACAATGCCGTCCCTGACAATGACCGCCTTGATCGCGCGCTGAACAATGACGTGTATCTGGTCTATGGCGGCCCACGCATCGGGCGCTTGGCCTATGCCCAGATCAGTTATGAGCTGAGCAAGCGATGA
- a CDS encoding amino acid permease has translation MPGFKRSLTLLDAVMLVAGSMIGSGIFIVSADMMRQLGSPAWMLTAWVVAGVMTILAALSYGELAAMMPKAGGQYVYIQRAFGKLPAFMYGWTVFTVIQTGLIAAVAVAFAKYTAVFLPVLGADNILMDLGFMSVSAAQVFAIASIVLLTWFNTRGVRNGKILQTSFTLAKIIALLGLVVLGLWVASGTGVLAENFSVGWQATGLSLAGDGTETSTSLFGVALLSAFGVALVGSLFSSDAWNNVTFIASEVDRPQRNIPLSLLLGTGLVTVLYLLANYAYLALLPVAEIQHAPADRVGAAAAGVIFGGAGTAIMAALIMVSTFGCNNGIILSGGRLYYAMAKDGLFFKKAGELNKDAVPGFALWVQCIWASALCLSGRYGDLLEYTMFASLLFYIVTTLGLFRLRYREPEAERPYRTWGYPVLPALYIVAASAFCLNLLWSKPLYTGLGLGIVALGGVVYALRPKSVVAERE, from the coding sequence ATGCCCGGATTCAAACGCTCTCTCACCTTGTTGGATGCCGTGATGCTCGTTGCCGGTTCCATGATCGGCAGCGGCATCTTCATCGTCAGCGCCGACATGATGCGGCAGCTCGGTTCCCCGGCCTGGATGCTCACCGCTTGGGTGGTGGCCGGTGTGATGACCATTCTGGCCGCACTGAGTTACGGTGAACTGGCCGCGATGATGCCCAAAGCGGGCGGGCAGTACGTCTACATCCAGCGCGCTTTCGGAAAACTGCCCGCCTTCATGTACGGGTGGACGGTCTTCACGGTGATCCAGACCGGCCTGATCGCGGCGGTGGCCGTGGCCTTCGCGAAATACACGGCGGTCTTTCTCCCGGTGCTGGGCGCGGACAATATCCTGATGGACCTCGGTTTCATGTCGGTAAGCGCGGCGCAGGTCTTCGCCATCGCCAGCATCGTGCTGCTCACTTGGTTCAATACACGCGGAGTGCGCAACGGAAAGATCCTGCAGACCAGCTTCACCTTGGCCAAGATCATCGCGTTGCTGGGCCTGGTCGTGCTCGGGCTGTGGGTCGCCTCCGGCACGGGGGTGCTGGCGGAGAATTTCAGTGTGGGCTGGCAGGCCACCGGTCTTTCCTTGGCAGGCGACGGCACGGAGACGAGCACGTCGCTTTTCGGGGTGGCGCTGCTTTCGGCTTTCGGCGTGGCACTTGTGGGATCGCTCTTCAGCAGTGACGCATGGAACAACGTCACCTTCATCGCGAGCGAGGTGGACCGGCCCCAGCGCAACATTCCCTTGAGCTTGCTGCTCGGTACAGGTCTGGTAACGGTGCTCTACCTCTTGGCGAATTACGCATACCTGGCATTGCTGCCTGTGGCGGAGATTCAGCATGCACCGGCTGACCGGGTGGGTGCCGCTGCGGCCGGAGTGATCTTCGGCGGAGCGGGCACGGCCATCATGGCGGCGCTCATCATGGTGAGCACCTTCGGCTGCAACAACGGCATCATCCTTTCCGGCGGTCGGCTGTACTATGCCATGGCGAAGGACGGGTTGTTCTTCAAAAAGGCGGGTGAACTGAACAAGGACGCGGTACCGGGCTTTGCATTGTGGGTGCAGTGCATCTGGGCATCGGCGCTTTGCCTGAGCGGACGGTATGGTGACCTGCTTGAGTACACCATGTTCGCTTCCTTGCTCTTCTACATCGTCACCACTCTTGGCCTGTTCCGCCTTCGTTATCGCGAACCGGAAGCCGAGCGTCCATACCGCACGTGGGGCTATCCCGTATTGCCGGCCCTATACATCGTGGCTGCCTCCGCGTTCTGCTTGAACTTGCTGTGGAGCAAACCGCTCTATACCGGCTTGGGTCTGGGCATCGTTGCGTTGGGGGGCGTGGTGTACGCCCTGCGCCCAAAGTCCGTGGTCGCGGAGCGGGAATGA
- a CDS encoding MBL fold metallo-hydrolase, protein MPLSITFHGAAGMVTGSKHLLELPDGKRVLLDCGMFQGEGPASDALNRRFGFDPQSIDALVLSHAHIDHSGLIPRLVAEGFRGPIFATPATLDLCEILLADSAYIQENDFRYDVKRAKKQRRAMTEIGPLYTAADVDAAMTLFSTVQYDTPTEILPGLTLTFIDAGHILGSASVHLTVAGREGVRRITFSGDVGRYVDRLLPDPKPFPQADVIICESTYGDRDHPEAGATWKELLGHVQRVCVEQHGRLIIPAFSVGRTQEILYALNHLFNEGKLPRVPVFVDSPLSINATGIYRKHSDLLQADIRKELETDPDLFGFQGVEFIREAWRSKELNTRKGPSITIAASGMMDAGRIRHHLLHGLPDANNAVLIVGFCAPGTFGERLLQRPETVKLYGEVVPVRAAILSMDSYSAHGDRNELLRWIACQEPTLVKHVFLVHGSDHALEGLRDRYAEHGFRDIQIPELGQRFEV, encoded by the coding sequence ATGCCCCTGTCCATCACCTTCCACGGCGCCGCAGGCATGGTCACCGGCAGCAAGCACTTGCTCGAACTTCCCGATGGAAAGCGTGTGCTGTTGGATTGTGGCATGTTCCAAGGGGAAGGCCCTGCGAGCGATGCGCTGAACAGGCGTTTCGGCTTCGACCCCCAAAGCATCGATGCGCTGGTGCTCTCCCATGCGCACATCGACCACAGCGGCCTGATCCCGCGGTTGGTGGCCGAGGGTTTCCGCGGGCCCATTTTCGCTACGCCCGCCACGCTGGACCTCTGTGAGATCCTGCTCGCCGACAGTGCCTATATCCAGGAGAACGACTTTCGCTATGACGTCAAGCGTGCCAAGAAACAGCGCCGGGCGATGACGGAGATCGGGCCGCTATACACCGCCGCGGACGTTGATGCGGCGATGACGTTGTTCAGCACGGTGCAGTACGACACGCCCACCGAGATCCTGCCCGGCCTCACGCTCACCTTCATTGATGCGGGGCACATCCTTGGTAGTGCATCGGTACATCTCACCGTGGCCGGTAGGGAAGGTGTGCGCCGGATCACCTTCAGTGGGGACGTGGGGCGCTATGTGGACCGCCTCCTGCCGGATCCCAAGCCCTTTCCACAGGCGGACGTCATCATTTGCGAAAGCACGTACGGCGACCGCGATCACCCGGAGGCCGGGGCCACGTGGAAGGAGCTGTTGGGCCATGTGCAACGCGTGTGCGTGGAGCAACACGGCCGTTTGATCATCCCGGCCTTCAGCGTGGGGCGCACCCAGGAGATCCTCTACGCGCTGAACCACCTGTTCAACGAAGGGAAGCTGCCCCGCGTGCCCGTCTTCGTGGACAGCCCGCTCTCCATCAACGCCACCGGGATCTACCGCAAACACTCAGACCTGCTGCAAGCGGACATCCGCAAAGAGCTGGAGACAGACCCCGACCTGTTCGGCTTTCAGGGCGTGGAATTCATACGTGAGGCCTGGCGCAGCAAGGAGCTCAATACGCGGAAAGGACCGAGCATCACCATCGCGGCGAGCGGCATGATGGACGCAGGCCGCATTCGGCACCATTTGCTGCATGGCCTGCCTGATGCGAACAACGCAGTGCTCATCGTCGGCTTCTGCGCACCGGGTACCTTCGGGGAGCGCCTTTTACAGCGACCGGAAACGGTGAAGTTGTACGGTGAGGTAGTGCCGGTCCGCGCTGCCATACTCTCTATGGACAGCTATAGCGCACATGGCGATCGCAACGAACTGCTGCGCTGGATCGCCTGCCAAGAGCCGACCTTGGTGAAGCACGTCTTCCTGGTCCATGGCTCGGACCACGCGCTGGAAGGCCTGCGGGATCGCTATGCGGAACACGGTTTCCGGGACATCCAGATCCCGGAACTGGGCCAGCGCTTCGAGGTATGA
- a CDS encoding tryptophan 2,3-dioxygenase, whose protein sequence is MSNVYYPDYLQLEKILGAQELESDKAGTHAHDEMLFIIIHQAYELWFKQVLYEVGSVMEIFKHNKVDDNGGELNIAVHRLQRVKTILDVLVHQWEIIETMTPLDFLDFRDQLRPASGFQSMQFKILEARLGLRMEARFGKQYYTSQLRPDHKAQIEALETEPTLLELVNKWLERMPFLQERFWPGEPDFFGRLEKLYVGSLVKGEEGNAELWKKIFVNGSPERHFSPAAARSALFIMLYRDEPIFQQAFRFLDSLLDIDTVMASWRARHISMVHRMIGLRVGTGGSTGQSYLKGAMDSHHVFSEVADLSSFLFERRKLPPLPEALKKAVQFAG, encoded by the coding sequence ATGAGCAACGTCTATTATCCTGATTACCTCCAACTGGAGAAGATCCTCGGCGCACAAGAGCTTGAGAGCGACAAGGCCGGCACGCACGCCCACGATGAGATGCTCTTCATCATCATCCATCAGGCGTATGAGCTGTGGTTCAAGCAAGTGCTGTACGAGGTGGGCAGCGTGATGGAGATCTTCAAGCATAACAAAGTGGATGACAACGGCGGCGAGCTGAACATCGCCGTACACCGCTTACAGCGCGTGAAGACGATCCTCGACGTGCTGGTGCATCAGTGGGAGATCATCGAAACGATGACGCCGCTGGACTTCCTGGACTTCCGCGACCAGCTGCGGCCCGCCAGCGGATTCCAAAGCATGCAGTTCAAGATCTTGGAGGCCCGCTTGGGCCTGCGCATGGAGGCACGCTTCGGCAAGCAGTATTACACCAGCCAACTGCGGCCGGACCACAAGGCGCAGATCGAAGCGTTGGAGACGGAGCCCACTTTGCTGGAGCTGGTGAACAAATGGCTGGAGCGCATGCCTTTCCTGCAGGAACGCTTCTGGCCCGGCGAACCGGACTTCTTCGGCCGCTTGGAAAAACTGTACGTGGGCAGCCTCGTGAAAGGCGAGGAGGGCAACGCGGAACTGTGGAAAAAGATCTTCGTGAACGGTTCGCCGGAACGGCACTTCTCCCCCGCAGCAGCACGCAGCGCGCTCTTCATCATGCTCTATCGCGACGAGCCGATCTTCCAGCAGGCATTCCGCTTCTTGGATTCGCTGCTGGACATCGACACGGTGATGGCCTCGTGGCGCGCGCGGCACATCAGCATGGTTCACCGCATGATCGGCCTGCGCGTGGGCACCGGCGGCAGCACCGGCCAATCCTACCTGAAAGGCGCGATGGACAGCCACCACGTTTTCTCGGAGGTCGCGGACCTCAGTAGCTTCCTCTTCGAGCGCCGGAAGTTGCCGCCATTGCCTGAAGCCTTGAAGAAGGCGGTGCAGTTCGCGGGTTGA
- a CDS encoding energy transducer TonB: MKGSIFAMLMVIQGSMAFGQSSVGALGGASDAAQRVFDGRTQEPVDTIMDASTAEVRPQYPGSDTAMYSYLRNSITFPKDEAEQKLSGKVIVQFVIGKDGKVDQVKVLRGADPALDAEAVRAVRAMPSWTPARMNGKPVATRYVVPINFVAE, from the coding sequence ATGAAAGGATCGATCTTCGCCATGTTGATGGTAATACAGGGAAGTATGGCATTTGGGCAATCCAGCGTGGGCGCTTTGGGCGGTGCGTCCGATGCGGCACAGCGGGTGTTCGATGGCAGGACCCAAGAACCGGTGGACACCATCATGGATGCGTCCACGGCCGAGGTGCGGCCGCAATACCCCGGCAGTGATACGGCCATGTACAGTTATCTGAGAAATTCGATCACCTTTCCGAAGGATGAAGCGGAGCAAAAACTGTCAGGAAAGGTCATTGTGCAATTCGTCATCGGCAAGGACGGGAAAGTTGATCAAGTGAAGGTCCTACGCGGTGCCGATCCAGCTTTGGATGCTGAAGCTGTGCGGGCCGTACGCGCCATGCCATCATGGACACCCGCAAGGATGAACGGCAAGCCTGTCGCCACGCGATACGTGGTGCCCATCAATTTCGTGGCCGAATGA
- a CDS encoding energy transducer TonB, with protein MLNKKGPRFSALRYALGIPVVVASLLAVSCIQQDASPSSPPPPPPVPPIMDLSEVDVPPEFPGGMEAMHTFMQKSVHYPEQARDEKVQGKVYVQFTVDHDGKVKDVEIKRGMREDLNEEALRAMRAMPDWSPGSKDGQAVATRFIMPMEFRLDSTNSTGKD; from the coding sequence ATGTTGAACAAAAAAGGTCCCCGATTTTCCGCACTCCGGTATGCCCTCGGCATCCCGGTGGTAGTGGCATCGTTACTTGCGGTTTCCTGCATTCAGCAGGATGCGTCGCCATCATCGCCTCCGCCACCGCCACCGGTGCCACCGATCATGGACCTGTCCGAAGTGGATGTGCCGCCGGAATTTCCGGGAGGTATGGAGGCCATGCACACCTTTATGCAGAAGTCCGTCCACTATCCGGAGCAGGCGCGGGATGAAAAGGTGCAGGGGAAGGTCTATGTACAGTTCACGGTGGACCACGATGGCAAGGTGAAGGATGTTGAGATCAAAAGAGGCATGCGCGAGGATCTGAACGAGGAGGCTTTGCGCGCAATGCGTGCCATGCCGGATTGGTCACCGGGCAGCAAGGATGGCCAAGCGGTGGCTACGAGGTTCATCATGCCCATGGAGTTCCGCTTGGACAGCACGAATTCCACCGGAAAGGACTGA
- a CDS encoding response regulator, with amino-acid sequence MEHMDRPKNTVSLILVDDDKDLLWLMSHALRLRGFQVEAFDHAPSLAQVRDLHPSVILLDVEVGEEICGKIKGGTDPSPVPVILLSRHPIDKLRETVLRCGADSYLIKPFNVERLTRSVHRYAKDRPVA; translated from the coding sequence ATGGAACACATGGATCGGCCAAAGAATACAGTCTCGTTGATACTGGTGGATGACGACAAGGACCTCCTTTGGCTGATGTCGCACGCATTGAGGCTCCGTGGTTTTCAAGTAGAGGCATTTGATCATGCCCCGAGCCTTGCCCAGGTCCGCGATCTACATCCATCGGTGATCCTCTTGGACGTGGAGGTCGGGGAGGAAATATGCGGGAAGATCAAGGGCGGGACGGACCCGTCACCAGTCCCGGTGATCCTTCTTTCCAGACATCCCATTGACAAGCTGCGGGAAACCGTTCTCCGCTGCGGTGCGGACAGCTACTTGATCAAGCCTTTCAATGTGGAGCGCTTGACCCGATCGGTCCACCGGTATGCCAAGGACCGGCCGGTGGCTTAA
- a CDS encoding S1/P1 nuclease, whose product MKLLKALLPVLLLQPVPAFAWGATGHRVVGAIAEDHLSRKARKAVHRILGEGSMATAATWMDEVRSDHAYDHMRDWHWVTIPDGSTYAAAEKNPDGDAIEAIERMVAKLKSDTLSPARQLFCLKVLIHLVGDLHQPLHVGRGDDKGGNTVQVQWFSKGSNLHRVWDSGMIDTNDLSYTELACSIDHVSKEQLRDWSRGTAVDWAQENLAYRPQIYDLQAGDKLGYEYQYLNWPLVQQQLLKGGVRLACLLNAIFG is encoded by the coding sequence ATGAAATTGCTTAAAGCACTTCTGCCTGTCCTTCTGCTCCAACCTGTTCCGGCTTTCGCATGGGGAGCCACCGGCCACCGCGTGGTGGGCGCCATCGCGGAGGACCACCTTTCACGGAAGGCCCGCAAGGCGGTACACCGGATCTTGGGCGAGGGATCCATGGCGACCGCCGCCACCTGGATGGACGAGGTGCGCAGCGACCACGCGTACGACCATATGCGCGATTGGCACTGGGTGACCATACCCGACGGAAGCACCTACGCCGCTGCAGAGAAAAACCCGGACGGAGATGCCATCGAGGCGATCGAGCGCATGGTGGCCAAGCTGAAGAGTGATACGCTATCCCCCGCCCGTCAATTGTTCTGCCTGAAGGTGTTGATCCATCTTGTTGGCGATCTCCACCAGCCGCTGCACGTGGGCCGTGGGGATGACAAGGGCGGCAACACCGTGCAAGTGCAATGGTTCAGCAAGGGAAGCAACTTGCACCGCGTGTGGGACAGCGGAATGATCGATACGAACGACCTGAGCTACACGGAACTCGCCTGCAGCATCGACCACGTGAGCAAGGAGCAATTGCGGGATTGGTCGCGCGGCACCGCTGTGGACTGGGCACAGGAGAATCTGGCCTATCGGCCGCAGATCTATGACCTTCAGGCCGGGGACAAGCTCGGCTATGAGTATCAATACCTGAACTGGCCGTTGGTGCAGCAGCAATTGCTGAAGGGCGGGGTCCGATTGGCATGCTTGCTGAACGCGATCTTCGGATAG